Proteins encoded within one genomic window of Fusarium musae strain F31 chromosome 4, whole genome shotgun sequence:
- a CDS encoding hypothetical protein (BUSCO:EOG09263C55) — MPLLQSKNATGGDAPKQFNQPSRKGKKAWRKNVDVTEVQKGLEELNKEIIAGGVIKEKPSEDLFTLDVKGDAALPKKFNKHIKKGLKADEIINARSPVPAVSMRKRPGDKTTNGILPVKRQRTDWVSHKELARLKRVADGEHQNTVQVQDATYDIWDMPVEPQAKDPENFLEEEVKPKAPKTMKKEPLSLLESGKQVPAVLKPTGGYSYNPDFNEYTQRLEEESEKALEAERKRLEKEEQERIKQEAAARSAAEAEAAEARANLSEWEEDSEWEGFQSGAEDDKPSAKRPQRKTQAQRNRIKRRKEEERLAKHKAALKAHRRQAQRIQEIAEEIEERDRNKALALQKDDETDPIDELRAEKLRRKQLGKYKLPERDLELVLPDELESSLRRLKPEGNMLRDRYRSMLVRGKVESRRHIAFHKQAKRKFTEKWTYKDFMI, encoded by the exons ATGCCACTGTTACAATCCAAGAACGCCACCGGGGGTGATGCCCCCAAACAGTTCAATCAGCCTTCgcgaaagggaaagaaggCGTGGAGGAAAAATGTTGATGTTACCGAGGTGCAGAAGGGTCTTGAAGAATTGAACAAGGAGATTATCGCTGG TGGTGTTATCAAGGAAAAGCCCTCTGAAGACTTGTTCACTCTCGATGTTAAGGGCGATGCCGCTCTCCCTAAAAAGTTCAACAAGCACATCAAGAAGGGCCTCAAGGctgacgagatcatcaatGCCCGCTCTCCCGTGCCCGCCGTTTCCATGCGCAAGCGACCGGGCGACAAGACAACCAACGGAATTCTTCCTGTGAAACGCCAAAGGACTGATTGGGTGTCACACAAGGAGCTCGCGCGACTAAAGCGAGTGGCCGATGGAGAACATCAGAATACTGTCCAAGTACAAGATGCCACCTACGATATCTGGGACATGCCTGTAGAACCACAAGCGAAGGATCCCGAAAACTTcttggaagaggaggtcaagcccaaggctccaaagacgatgaagaaggagcCCCTTTCTCTGTTGGAGAGTGGCAAGCAAGTGCCTGCTGTCCTCAAGCCCACGGGAGGATACAGCTACAACCCTGATTTCAACGAGTACACACAACGtctggaagaggagagcgagaaggctcttgaagctgagcGTAAACGtctggagaaagaggaaCAGGAGCGCATTAAGCAGGAGGCCGCGGCCCGATCAgcggcagaggcagaggcggCAGAGGCTCGTGCCAACCTTTCAGAGTGGGAGGAGGATTCCGAATGGGAAGGATTCCAGAGTGGCGCTGAAGATGATAAGCCATCCGCCAAGCGCCCACAGAGAAAGACCCAAGCTCAGCGCAACCGCATCAAGCGCCgcaaggaagaggagcgtcTCGCGAAACACAAGGCTGCGCTCAAGGCCCACCGTCGCCAGGCCCAGCGCATCCAGGAGATCGCCGAGGAGATCGAGGAAAGAGATCGCAACAAGGCACTTGCCTTGCAAAAAGACGACGAAACTGACCCCATTGATGAGCTTCGTGCCGAGAAGTTGCGCCGCAAGCAGCTCGGTAAGTACAAGCTACCTGAGcgagatcttgagcttgtccttcCAGATGAGCTCGAGAGTTCGCTGCGCCGTCTCAAGCCTGAGGGCAACATGCTCCGGGACAGATACCGAAGCATGTTGGTGCGTGGCAAGGTAGAGAGCAGAAGACATATTGCTTTCCACAAGCAGGCCAAGCGCAAGTTTACGGAGAAGTGGACATACAAGGACTTCAtgatataa
- the RAB6A_1 gene encoding Ras- protein Rab-6A: MYLEDRTVRLQLWDTAGQERFRSLIPSYIRDSSVAVVVYDISNAKSFQNTKKWIDDVRAERGNDVIIVLVGNKTDLNDKREVTTQQGEEEAKKNNLMFVETSAKLGHNVKNLFKRIAQALPGMEGSDAAAQASNQMIDVKTNNSQQSQEGCAC, from the exons ATGTACCTCGAGGACCGGACGGTGCGACTGCAGCTATGGGATACTGCTGGACAAGAACGATTCCGAAGCTTGATTCCTTCTTACATCCGCGATTCAAGCGTAGCTGTTGTTGTCTATGACATCTCTA ACGCTAAGTCAtttcaaaacaccaagaagtgGATTGACGACGTACGAGCCGAGCGAGGTAACGATGTTATCATTGTGCTGGTTGGAAACAAGACAGATTTGAACGACAAGCGGGAAGTGACCACACAgcagggagaggaggaggcaaAGAAGAACAACCTGATGTTTGTCGAGACAAGCGCAAAGCTGGGTCACAACGTCAAGAACCTGTTCAAGAGGATAGCACAAGCCTTGCCTGGCATGGAGGGAAGCGATGCTGCGGCGCAAGCTTCGAACCAGA TGATTGATGTCAAGACGAACAACTCGCAGCAGTCGCAAGAAGGCTGCGCATGCTAA
- a CDS encoding hypothetical protein (EggNog:ENOG41), with product MAARLARAGQNRAITSSRGFKPSLGPRPLYSSQSRGFVKLTGASPTITKGSPATSRTTRQLPSQFFVRALSGKPLPQGKSKVVNFCYRLAAWVGISISVIGVGIVGFFIYDASTYFEHPTQSDIDVSKIALQPRSGGEKNLPIAEVFIDDDDSEEKRRLKDKPRLVILGGGWGGVALLKELNPDDYHVTVISPTNYFLFTPMLPSATVGTLELRSLVEPIRRILSRVNGHFIRAKAEDIDFSHKMVEVSQVDANGKDIKFYVPYDKLVVAVGSTTNPHGVKGLENAYFLKDINDARMIRNQVIQNFELANLPTCPDEERKRLLSFCVSGGGPTGVEFAAELFDLLNEDLTRHFPRLLRNEISVHLIQSRGHILNTYDETVSRYAEERFARDQVDVLTNSRVKEVLPDKIIFTQKQEDGTMITKELPIGFCLWSTGVSQTQFCQTLAAKLGKSQTNRHALETDTHLRLNGSPLGDVYAIGDCSTVQNNVADHVVTFLRSLAWKRGKDPETLQLSFADWRGVAEDVKRRFPQSINHLKRVDKLFKEFDKDKSGTLDFDELTQLLKQVDDKLTSLPATAQRAHQQGQYLARKFNKMARMHEGLNANDIREGDVDAAVYKAFEYKHLGSLAYVGNSAIFDLGEGRSLAGGLWAVYAWRSVYFAQSVSLRTRLLMAMDWTKRGLFGRDLMSF from the exons ATGGCCGCGCGACTGGCTCGCGCCGGTCAAAACAGGGCCATTACCAGCTCTCGAGGCTTCAAACCATCTCTCGGTCCTCGCCCACTATACTCGTCGCAATCGCGAGGCTTCGTCAAGCTCACAGGTGCTTCGCCAACAATCACAAAAGGCTCTCCAGCAACGAGCCGAACCACCCGCCAACTACCCTCCCAATTCTTCGTGCGCGCTCTATCAGGAAAACCACTTCCTCAAGGAAAGTCCAAAGTAGTCAATTTTTGCTACCGCCTAGCGGCTTGGGTTGGCATCTCAATATCAGTTATCGGCGTTGGTATCgtcggcttcttcatctaCGATGCTAGCACATATTTCGAGCACCCCACTCAGAGCGATATCGACGTCTCAAAGATTGCCCTTCAACCTCGTAGTGGTGGTGAAAAGAACCTGCCAATCGCCGAGGTATtcattgacgatgacgactcgGAGGAGAAGCGTCGCCTCAAAGACAAACCACGACTGGTGattcttggtggtggatgGGGAGGTGTTGCGCTCCTCAAAGAGCTGAACCCAGACGATTACCATGTTACTGTTATTTCGCCAACCAATTACTTCCTCTTCACCCCTATGCTTCCATCAGCTACAGTAGGTACTCTCGAGCTGCGATCTCTTGTTGAGCCTATTCGACGAATTCTGAGCCGGGTTAACGGTCACTTCATTCgcgccaaggctgaggataTCGACTTTTCGCACAAGATGGTGGAAGTGTCGCAGGTTGACGCAAACGGCAAAGACATCAAATTCTATGTGCCATACGATAAGCTTGTCGTTGCTGTCGGTTCGACAACCAACCCTCACGGTGTTAAGGGTCTTGAAAATGCCTACTtcctcaaggatatcaaTGACGCACGCATGATTCGAAACCAGGTCATACAAAACTTCGAGTTGGCTAACTTGCCTACATGCCCGGATGAGGAGCGAAAGCGTCTGCTTTCCTTCTGTGTCAGTGGCGGTGGCCCTACCGGTGTCGAGTTCGCTGCTGAGCTTTttgaccttctcaacgaAGATCTGACGAGGCACTTCCCCAGACTTCTACGTAACGAGATCTCAGTCCATCTTATTCAAAGCCGTGGACACATTCTGAACACTTACGATGAGACTGTTTCACGATATGCTGAGGAACGCTTTGCTCGCGACCAAGTTGACGTCCTCACCAACTCTCGTGTCAAGGAGGTTCTCCCTGATAAGATCATCTTCACACAGAAACAAGAAGATGGTACAATGATCACCAAGGAGCTGCCTATTGGCTTCTGCCTTTGGTCGACTGGTGTTTCGCAAACCCAGTTCTGCCAGACACTGGCTGCTAAGCTGGGCAAATCTCAGACAAACCGACATGCTCTGGAGACTGACACCCACCTTCGTCTCAATGGCTCACCCTTGGGCGATGTATACGCCATTGGAGATTGTTCTACAGTCCAGAACAATGTTGCCGACCACGTCGTCACTTTCCTGCGATCCTTGGCCTGGAAGCGTGGCAAGGACCCCGAGACGCTTCAGCTCAGTTTCGCTGACTGGCGAGGTGTTGCTGAGGACGTCAAGAGACGGTTCCCCCAGTCTATCAACCATCTCAAGCGCGTGGACAAGCTATTCAAGGAATTCGATAAGGACAAATCGGGCACactcgactttgatgagttgaCACAATTGCTAAAGCAAGTTGACGACAAGCTTACATCCTTGCCTGCTACTGCCCAGCGCGCTCATCAGCAAGGACAATATCTTGCTCGCAAGTTCAACAAGATGGCACGCATGCACGAGGGCCTGAACGCCAACGACATTCGCGagggtgatgttgatgctgctgttTACAAGGCTTTTGAGTACAAGCACCTAGGCAGTCTCGCTTATGTTGGTAACTCTGCCATCTTTGATCTTGGTGAGGGACGAAGCTTGGCTGGTGGCCTCTGGGCTGTTTACGCTTGGCGCTCTGTCTACTTTGCGCAGAGCGTGAGTCTGCGAACACGACTATTGATGGCGATGGACTGGACCAAGCGAGGTCTTTTTGGACGAG ATTTAATGAGTTTCTAA
- the RAB6A_2 gene encoding Ras- protein Rab-6A (EggNog:ENOG41) — protein sequence MSQAGGSYNNPLKKFKLVFLGEQSVGKTSLITRFMYDSFDNMYQATIGIDFLSKVRTVTADS from the exons ATGTCGCAAGCTGGCGGATCATACAATAACcccttgaagaagttcaa GTTGGTGTTTCTGGGAGAACAGAGCG TCGGAAAGACCTCTTTAATCACACGATTCATGTATGATTCTTTCGACAACATGTATCAAGCGACAATTGGAATTGATTTCCTCTCCAAGGTCAGGACCGTGACAGCCGACTCCTAG